A stretch of Paenibacillus peoriae DNA encodes these proteins:
- a CDS encoding stalk domain-containing protein, with amino-acid sequence MSMKKWMLSLTAVTLLWGATSTIPTTEAASSTKPIEVLLNAKKIQFPDAKPFQDSNDYVMVPIRFVSEALGAKVGWEKTGGQLAVSIKNDAHAVNMTVGQNTATVDGQTKTYETKIILKQNRTFVPLRLVSEGLGQTVEWDKVSRWVWIGKKEIAALEDTGHKTVSIEPYKKAISTIPNLMKNVVDGTTYEKVVIFKQSDLPTKLLREIYSVEPYTTPKGVPYLRMRVKTSSSTAASIFYLTKNKDARLRPPLDELTQDNGDGTKMIYYPIYSSADGLFQGIKNYKSFKLTDIQYIGFRLQGDGYIPMMVNPWKNN; translated from the coding sequence ATGAGTATGAAAAAATGGATGTTGAGTTTGACCGCAGTCACGTTGCTATGGGGCGCGACAAGTACGATTCCAACGACGGAGGCGGCAAGCAGCACCAAGCCCATTGAAGTCTTGTTAAACGCGAAAAAAATACAGTTTCCAGATGCTAAACCTTTTCAGGATAGTAACGATTATGTGATGGTTCCGATTCGTTTTGTATCCGAAGCGCTAGGGGCTAAAGTAGGCTGGGAGAAAACAGGCGGTCAATTGGCTGTGTCGATTAAAAATGATGCCCATGCTGTTAACATGACAGTGGGTCAAAACACCGCTACCGTGGATGGGCAGACCAAAACGTATGAAACGAAGATTATTTTGAAGCAAAACCGTACTTTTGTGCCGCTGCGGTTGGTAAGTGAGGGTCTGGGACAAACGGTGGAGTGGGATAAAGTTAGTCGCTGGGTCTGGATTGGAAAGAAGGAAATTGCTGCTCTGGAGGATACGGGGCATAAGACGGTAAGTATCGAGCCGTATAAGAAGGCGATTAGTACAATTCCCAACCTCATGAAGAACGTTGTTGATGGTACGACATACGAGAAAGTGGTTATTTTCAAACAATCTGATCTGCCTACTAAGCTACTACGAGAAATTTATTCTGTTGAACCTTACACGACACCTAAAGGCGTTCCTTACCTACGGATGAGAGTAAAAACAAGTTCGAGTACAGCGGCCAGTATTTTCTACCTGACCAAGAACAAGGATGCACGCCTCCGTCCTCCATTGGATGAGCTGACACAGGATAATGGTGATGGTACAAAAATGATTTATTATCCGATCTATTCGTCTGCTGATGGGCTTTTTCAGGGAATTAAAAATTATAAGTCTTTCAAGCTAACAGACATTCAGTACATTGGATTTCGCTTGCAAGGCGATGGTTATATTCCAATGATGGTCAACCCGTGGAAGAATAATTAA
- a CDS encoding DUF5704 domain-containing protein codes for MKNTKRILAVLLVGVLLLLQLSPFSFPTDKVAADSEEITPLSYYPDKNTRYFVGMMYFDMWMNTAGKWVTNGGKEPGKGMHGEAKFTYKFNFPGRKIKGVEAKLYNPAAEVNKSNPDYKKYFSKSRFDDYIEYVDYVSDGTKEDDILPYQIKGVGTDTTTIPITVNIKLDAITRPKNIKEESCPNCAKEVKAYRIYQPILFKIELESNLIVKHFTTDGKSLNNVFTPIEDELKADQPYDFTPPTNPKYEYVGYKKSTTGKPPSGDILPGIVPGFTYDGSFEQFTAYLYYKEAQGCPKPGESQEGAPSDCQDHEQPTKGVVCSRPVPGLRLETAELDPTVSAVIKADQRGASRFDVAKGIPTSESLYGNVLARNYLFQNTYQQLKGECTYNVKLKRTYDLEWEDINDTRHMKVVEYYKYEIVKPYSYWVIDNLEVYGIKNAQLRNYALPGGSITIPPRNYTPPSVESATNGKYYPAPSPGIVDGGSLYIYGGKSMPKVPNEQRSLEPVAQKATPDVEVENDTVKFNGQTIMDHQRVKEKGPTPGKIPEPVKIGLDILYSPGHMIEKHKINKPNTPSSGDITYAILKGNINGGADKTFPIQGINTVTVHTPVVNLSKVSDDAAHNQKTQPTKGRSALILERPFRVTISTAGPHLDIPGYGDREYAKYVRTKQVRFPFDVYDKGKTHFYPRGTWIDIPVLQLNTDFYLPVWVDEGNYTVEFRTIAENAPDGFTEQRHANTDIAHHVANDVVNIEVIGRMYDFHITDIADYHWERVFRQRKGSPTHSGLSYWTGLGNIDGLPRGNQEPFTLPIRPGSHPHEGYANVSVKTGYHFKFDLKTKGNMFSAKDGIRITPSFYWVSKDGRQRGEVDLYTHSGNRKFIRLGSAEDREKRYVILNERLRNVPMEEMQDTAAYQYKHELSEAQQSQSTLERYVSLYAHRIARSKTWIGRYDWLVLPAAVRTLMGPKTDLPDGVNVDRANASIQRWYGEYSLPADVYAVTKGTDLREVSRRQELNEHTDIFKKTGFIVVRFNLESLRQGDTEHPHLQYINGPLLNQWQLEGYRREIKDPYGHTFHLQDGDVVFYHADQSSRDDFSSFVPH; via the coding sequence ATGAAGAACACGAAACGAATTCTGGCCGTATTGCTGGTGGGGGTACTGCTTTTGTTGCAACTCTCACCTTTTTCTTTTCCCACCGATAAGGTGGCTGCCGATTCAGAAGAAATCACACCGCTATCCTACTATCCAGACAAAAATACTCGCTACTTTGTTGGCATGATGTACTTCGACATGTGGATGAACACCGCTGGTAAATGGGTAACCAACGGTGGCAAAGAGCCAGGAAAAGGTATGCACGGTGAGGCGAAGTTCACGTACAAATTTAATTTCCCCGGTCGTAAGATTAAGGGCGTTGAAGCAAAGCTGTATAATCCAGCAGCGGAAGTCAACAAAAGTAATCCTGATTATAAAAAGTATTTTTCAAAATCTCGGTTTGATGATTACATTGAGTATGTAGATTATGTAAGTGATGGCACGAAGGAAGATGACATTCTCCCCTACCAAATAAAGGGGGTTGGAACGGATACAACCACTATTCCAATCACAGTTAATATAAAACTGGATGCGATAACTCGACCTAAAAACATTAAGGAAGAGAGTTGTCCGAACTGTGCCAAAGAGGTCAAAGCGTACCGCATTTACCAGCCCATCCTATTCAAGATCGAATTGGAGAGCAACCTAATCGTCAAGCATTTTACCACTGACGGGAAATCACTTAACAACGTATTTACACCAATAGAGGATGAGCTAAAAGCTGATCAACCGTATGATTTTACCCCGCCAACCAACCCGAAATATGAGTATGTGGGTTATAAGAAAAGCACGACAGGTAAACCGCCAAGTGGAGATATTTTGCCGGGAATTGTACCCGGATTTACCTATGACGGTTCTTTTGAGCAGTTTACCGCTTATTTGTATTACAAAGAAGCTCAGGGCTGTCCTAAGCCTGGAGAAAGCCAAGAGGGAGCTCCCTCAGATTGCCAAGATCATGAACAGCCAACGAAAGGTGTTGTCTGCTCCCGCCCCGTTCCAGGTCTGCGCTTGGAAACTGCCGAATTGGACCCGACAGTATCTGCCGTTATTAAAGCCGATCAGCGAGGTGCGTCACGTTTTGATGTAGCCAAGGGTATTCCAACTTCTGAAAGCCTGTACGGAAACGTGCTGGCCCGGAATTACCTTTTTCAAAACACCTACCAACAGCTCAAAGGCGAGTGCACCTACAACGTCAAGCTGAAGCGCACGTATGATCTGGAATGGGAAGATATCAACGATACCCGGCACATGAAGGTCGTGGAGTATTACAAATACGAAATTGTGAAACCGTACTCCTACTGGGTGATCGACAACCTTGAGGTGTACGGTATCAAGAACGCGCAGCTACGTAACTATGCACTGCCGGGAGGTAGTATTACGATTCCACCACGGAATTACACGCCGCCGTCTGTAGAATCAGCGACCAACGGAAAATACTATCCGGCTCCTTCTCCGGGCATCGTCGATGGGGGTTCACTTTATATTTATGGCGGCAAGAGTATGCCGAAGGTGCCCAATGAACAAAGATCACTGGAGCCTGTGGCCCAGAAGGCTACACCAGACGTGGAAGTGGAAAACGATACTGTGAAATTCAACGGTCAAACGATCATGGACCACCAGCGTGTCAAGGAAAAGGGGCCGACTCCTGGCAAAATCCCTGAACCCGTAAAAATCGGGTTGGATATCCTGTACAGCCCGGGCCATATGATTGAAAAGCATAAGATCAATAAACCCAATACGCCCAGCAGCGGTGACATCACTTACGCTATTCTCAAAGGAAATATCAATGGAGGTGCGGATAAAACGTTCCCGATACAGGGAATTAATACGGTGACTGTCCACACTCCCGTAGTGAATCTGTCTAAAGTGTCGGACGATGCTGCTCATAATCAGAAAACCCAACCTACGAAGGGACGATCCGCACTTATTTTGGAGCGACCTTTCCGGGTGACGATTTCAACAGCGGGACCACATTTGGATATTCCCGGATATGGTGATCGGGAGTATGCCAAATATGTACGAACCAAGCAGGTTCGCTTTCCGTTCGATGTGTACGACAAAGGAAAGACGCATTTTTATCCGCGGGGTACCTGGATCGACATTCCAGTGCTGCAGCTCAACACAGACTTTTATCTTCCCGTGTGGGTAGATGAAGGCAACTACACAGTTGAGTTCCGTACCATTGCCGAAAATGCACCGGACGGGTTCACTGAACAGCGCCATGCCAACACGGATATCGCCCATCATGTCGCCAATGATGTGGTAAATATAGAGGTCATCGGACGGATGTATGATTTTCATATCACGGATATTGCCGATTACCATTGGGAGCGGGTGTTTCGGCAACGAAAAGGGAGCCCGACGCATAGCGGCCTGTCCTATTGGACGGGGCTTGGCAATATTGACGGGTTACCGAGAGGGAACCAGGAGCCATTCACCTTGCCCATTCGTCCCGGCAGTCACCCACATGAAGGTTATGCAAATGTGTCGGTCAAGACAGGCTATCATTTCAAGTTTGATCTCAAAACCAAAGGCAATATGTTTAGCGCCAAGGACGGTATTCGCATCACGCCATCGTTCTATTGGGTGAGCAAAGATGGGCGACAGCGGGGAGAGGTGGATCTGTATACACACTCCGGCAACCGGAAATTTATCCGTTTGGGATCGGCGGAGGACCGGGAGAAGCGATATGTTATTTTGAATGAACGGCTGCGCAATGTGCCGATGGAGGAAATGCAGGACACGGCAGCCTACCAATACAAGCATGAGCTGAGTGAAGCACAGCAAAGCCAGTCGACGCTGGAACGCTATGTTTCTCTGTATGCCCACCGTATTGCACGCAGCAAGACCTGGATTGGACGTTACGACTGGCTGGTGCTGCCTGCGGCTGTGCGTACCTTGATGGGTCCGAAGACAGACCTGCCGGATGGGGTCAATGTGGATCGCGCTAATGCGTCGATTCAGCGCTGGTATGGTGAATATAGCCTGCCTGCTGATGTGTACGCAGTCACCAAAGGCACAGATTTGCGCGAGGTCAGTCGCCGTCAGGAGCTTAACGAGCATACGGATATATTTAAGAAAACAGGCTTTATCGTCGTTCGCTTTAATTTGGAGTCACTGCGTCAGGGTGACACCGAGCATCCGCATTTACAGTATATAAATGGCCCGCTATTGAACCAGTGGCAACTGGAGGGTTACCGCCGAGAGATAAAGGACCCGTACGGGCATACCTTTCATTTACAGGACGGGGATGTAGTATTTTATCATGCGGATCAGTCGAGCAGGGACGATTTCAGTTCATTTGTCCCTCACTAG
- a CDS encoding rhamnogalacturonan lyase, with protein sequence MAQRKGAWRKGTLTAALATMLAMTGTTGGVAAEDLSEPTLQAESAIAVEQNRSGSIQLEKLDRGLVAAVTQEGVFLSWRLLAQEVNGYGSTGLTGADFNVYRDGKKIATVTDSTNYVDKEGNGKSVYRVASVVNGREKDRSAKVKPWQQGYYELPLQKPADGVTPAGESYTYSANDMSVGDVDGDGQYEFFVKWDPSNSKDVSQKGYTGNTYVDAYTAEGKLLYRIDLGVNIRSGAHYTQMMVYDFDGDGKAELMFKTAPGTKTISFDKKGKAKKEKYITLPREDRKAGITHEDDYRLSRSDYYEHVVNMFMNWTKHEEVVKGQWPATLEECFGIAPKYSYPLSRKDAESLTDYFMDVYAPSRSDKNKLREFEGFIVDGPEYLTIFKGKTGAELDTVRYEPERHDDGLMWGDYAMARIEPANRVDRFLAGVAYLDGRKPYAVFARGYYTRSTLATYTWDGRHLQKHWMVDSGWTPMTNPFNDGPHGRDGTDPKFGTLTTQGAHSLSVVDVDGDGKDEIVYGSATIDHDGSLLYSSFDVMPPESATPGQTARLGHGDALHVTDIDPDRPGKEIFMVHEGGTYAPYGYSLRDAKTGEIIYGAYSGKDTGRGMVGDIDPDQRGLETWAIGLWTAAGKQLDTKMPGTNMSIKWAADMTTQIVNGAIDVTPTIEDWKRGTLLTATGTKTNNYTKGTPSLVADIFGDWREEMLVRTADSSAIRIYLSTEPTTHKLYTLMHDPQYRTDVARQNTGYNQPSYTSFYFASDMDWANVPIPKLYTPKALIEEESSDEADEVEAAEVDEKEVDGTIVDGTIVDGTKIDVKE encoded by the coding sequence ATGGCTCAAAGGAAAGGCGCATGGCGAAAGGGAACCTTGACCGCTGCGCTGGCAACCATGCTGGCGATGACGGGCACGACTGGAGGAGTGGCTGCGGAAGATTTGTCCGAACCGACACTACAGGCGGAATCAGCCATTGCAGTTGAACAGAACCGTAGCGGTAGCATTCAGCTGGAAAAGTTGGATCGCGGACTGGTAGCTGCGGTGACGCAGGAAGGGGTCTTTTTAAGCTGGCGGTTATTGGCTCAAGAAGTGAACGGTTACGGTTCAACGGGGCTGACAGGAGCGGACTTCAACGTATACCGTGACGGTAAGAAGATTGCGACAGTGACCGACAGTACCAACTATGTGGATAAGGAAGGGAATGGTAAATCAGTATACAGAGTGGCTTCAGTCGTTAATGGGCGGGAAAAGGATCGTAGCGCTAAAGTGAAGCCATGGCAGCAGGGTTACTATGAACTTCCTCTCCAAAAGCCTGCCGATGGGGTAACACCCGCAGGTGAATCCTATACGTATTCGGCCAACGATATGAGTGTGGGGGATGTGGATGGAGACGGACAATATGAATTTTTTGTAAAATGGGACCCGTCGAACTCCAAAGATGTATCTCAGAAGGGGTATACCGGAAATACGTATGTTGATGCGTATACGGCCGAAGGCAAGCTGCTGTATCGGATCGACCTAGGCGTGAATATTCGATCAGGTGCGCATTATACACAGATGATGGTGTACGATTTTGACGGCGATGGTAAAGCCGAGCTGATGTTCAAAACGGCTCCAGGGACCAAAACGATTTCTTTTGATAAGAAGGGCAAGGCGAAAAAAGAAAAGTATATTACTCTGCCACGTGAGGATCGCAAAGCAGGGATTACACATGAGGACGATTACCGTTTGAGTCGTTCGGATTATTATGAGCATGTGGTGAACATGTTCATGAACTGGACGAAGCATGAAGAAGTGGTCAAGGGACAATGGCCTGCTACGCTGGAGGAATGCTTTGGCATCGCTCCGAAGTACAGTTATCCGTTATCCCGAAAGGATGCGGAAAGCCTGACAGACTACTTTATGGATGTATATGCACCATCACGGAGCGACAAAAACAAGCTGAGAGAGTTCGAGGGCTTTATTGTCGATGGACCAGAGTATTTGACAATTTTCAAGGGGAAAACGGGAGCTGAGCTGGATACCGTCCGCTATGAGCCGGAGCGTCATGACGATGGCCTCATGTGGGGCGACTACGCCATGGCCCGAATTGAACCCGCCAACCGTGTAGACCGCTTCCTGGCAGGTGTGGCCTATCTGGACGGCCGCAAGCCGTATGCCGTATTTGCACGCGGCTATTATACGCGTTCCACTTTGGCCACCTACACATGGGATGGTCGCCATCTCCAAAAACATTGGATGGTGGACAGTGGCTGGACACCAATGACCAATCCATTTAACGATGGTCCGCACGGGCGTGATGGAACGGACCCGAAATTTGGCACCTTGACCACACAGGGAGCGCATTCTTTGAGCGTGGTGGATGTGGACGGTGACGGCAAGGACGAAATCGTATACGGTTCCGCCACGATTGACCATGATGGCAGCCTGTTGTACAGCTCATTTGATGTCATGCCTCCTGAAAGTGCAACTCCGGGTCAAACCGCCAGATTGGGGCACGGCGATGCACTGCATGTAACCGATATTGACCCGGATCGCCCCGGCAAAGAAATCTTTATGGTACATGAAGGTGGCACTTACGCTCCATATGGCTATTCTTTGCGGGATGCCAAAACAGGTGAAATCATTTACGGCGCATATTCCGGCAAGGATACAGGTCGGGGAATGGTCGGTGACATAGACCCGGATCAGCGAGGTCTGGAGACCTGGGCCATAGGCCTGTGGACCGCAGCGGGCAAACAACTGGATACGAAGATGCCGGGTACCAATATGAGTATCAAATGGGCAGCTGATATGACCACACAAATCGTAAACGGCGCAATTGATGTAACCCCAACCATTGAGGATTGGAAACGAGGTACATTGCTGACCGCTACTGGAACCAAAACGAATAACTATACGAAAGGAACTCCATCGCTGGTAGCCGACATTTTCGGAGATTGGCGGGAGGAAATGCTCGTCCGTACAGCGGATAGCTCAGCCATCCGTATCTATCTGAGCACAGAACCTACGACGCATAAATTGTACACGTTGATGCATGATCCGCAGTATCGCACGGATGTGGCGCGTCAAAATACCGGGTATAACCAGCCGTCCTACACGAGCTTTTATTTTGCATCCGATATGGATTGGGCGAATGTGCCGATTCCCAAGCTCTACACGCCAAAAGCCTTAATAGAGGAAGAGAGCAGTGACGAAGCGGATGAAGTAGAGGCAGCAGAGGTAGATGAAAAAGAAGTCGATGGAACGATAGTCGATGGAACGATAGTCGATGGGACGAAAATAGATGTGAAGGAATGA
- the nifB gene encoding nitrogenase cofactor biosynthesis protein NifB, protein MDSLADLSETPLALETLRRHPCYNEEAHRYFARIHLPVAPACNIQCHYCNRKFDCVNESRPGVVSELLTPEQAASKTYGVAAQLMQLSVVGIAGPGDPLANAEATFDTFRRVRETVKDVIFCLSTNGLTLIRHIDRIVELGISHVTITINAVDPVVGSRIYGWVYDEGKRYAGEEAARLLIDRQLAGLKMLASRGVLCKVNSVLIPEVNDAHLPEVARVVKEHGAVLHNIMPLIIAPGSRYEQEGMRAPRPRLVRQLQEQCAEAGAVIMRHCRQCRADAIGLLGEDRNQDFTWENIAAAPPMDEEARAQFQKELDEKVRVRMERKEGQSHHKQPSTGAGCSCPLSGDKPEASFTSKPVLIAVASRGGGKVNQHFGRAKEFMIYESDGTIVNFIGIRKVQSYCHGKADCNGDKAETIKEILSMVHDCALLLSSGIGEAPKEALQEAGVLPIVCGGDIEESVLEYVKFLRYMYPVQTGKGSKRNKGVKGNHSDLPIEHFGG, encoded by the coding sequence ATGGACTCTTTAGCTGATCTCTCGGAAACCCCCTTAGCATTAGAAACTCTCAGACGACATCCCTGTTATAACGAAGAGGCACATCGCTATTTTGCGCGCATTCATCTTCCAGTAGCCCCGGCATGCAATATTCAGTGCCATTATTGCAACCGCAAATTCGATTGCGTCAATGAAAGCCGTCCCGGCGTTGTTAGTGAACTGCTTACGCCGGAGCAGGCGGCGAGCAAGACCTATGGCGTAGCGGCACAGCTGATGCAGCTGTCCGTTGTCGGCATTGCGGGACCTGGAGATCCGCTGGCCAATGCGGAGGCAACCTTCGATACCTTCCGCCGGGTCCGTGAGACAGTTAAGGACGTCATATTCTGTCTCAGCACGAATGGCCTTACTTTGATCAGGCATATCGACAGGATTGTAGAGTTGGGTATTTCGCATGTCACGATCACGATCAATGCTGTAGATCCAGTGGTGGGGAGCCGCATTTATGGATGGGTCTACGATGAAGGAAAACGCTATGCGGGTGAGGAGGCCGCACGACTGTTGATTGACCGCCAGCTGGCAGGCTTGAAGATGCTGGCTTCGAGAGGTGTATTGTGCAAGGTGAACTCGGTGCTGATTCCCGAAGTCAATGATGCCCATCTGCCGGAGGTAGCGAGGGTGGTCAAGGAGCACGGCGCGGTGCTGCACAACATTATGCCGCTCATCATCGCACCTGGTAGCCGATATGAGCAGGAAGGGATGCGGGCACCCCGTCCCCGTCTGGTCCGGCAGCTGCAGGAGCAATGTGCTGAAGCGGGAGCTGTCATTATGCGCCATTGCCGTCAGTGCAGGGCGGATGCGATTGGACTGCTGGGCGAGGATCGCAATCAGGATTTTACATGGGAGAACATTGCTGCTGCTCCTCCCATGGATGAAGAGGCAAGGGCACAATTTCAGAAAGAACTGGATGAGAAGGTGAGAGTGAGAATGGAACGCAAGGAGGGACAATCGCACCACAAACAACCGTCAACCGGTGCTGGTTGTAGCTGCCCGTTATCTGGGGATAAGCCTGAAGCGAGCTTTACCTCAAAGCCGGTCTTAATCGCTGTGGCTAGTCGTGGTGGAGGGAAGGTGAATCAGCATTTCGGTCGTGCCAAGGAATTTATGATCTATGAAAGCGACGGGACCATCGTAAATTTCATAGGCATTCGTAAGGTGCAATCCTACTGTCACGGGAAAGCCGATTGCAATGGAGATAAGGCCGAGACGATCAAGGAGATCCTTTCCATGGTACATGATTGTGCATTGCTGCTGTCGTCCGGCATAGGCGAAGCCCCCAAAGAGGCATTGCAGGAAGCGGGCGTGCTGCCTATTGTGTGCGGCGGGGATATTGAGGAGTCCGTTCTGGAATATGTAAAATTTCTGCGTTATATGTATCCTGTGCAGACGGGTAAGGGAAGTAAGCGTAATAAGGGAGTTAAGGGCAATCATTCGGATTTACCCATTGAACATTTTGGAGGCTGA